A stretch of Flavobacteriales bacterium DNA encodes these proteins:
- a CDS encoding DUF262 domain-containing protein yields MQTQKYSIQQPLIESLLSWVKEGEIAIPEIQRPFVWDKSKVRDLMDSIYRGYPVGYIITWKNPTIRLKNGNLGEGKKILIDGQQRITALRAALMDEYVVDQDYARIKIKIAFHPLEERFEVQTPIIQKDKLWLPDISVFFSSGFSLIKLNKEYTAANPGADPEVVERSLGQLANLAKRQIGVIELNADLDIETVTEIFIRINSKGVVLSQADFAMSKIASNETHGGPLLRKAIDYFCHLCKEPQYYDHIKEHDAEFAATDHFKAMKWLRNETEDLYDPDYTDMLRVASGVEFGRGKMSDLVSLLSGRDFEKRTFEESVVEHSFQRLNAGVTRFINESDFKFFTLILRSAGFIHAKLMRSQNAVNFAYLLYLHLRRQGMDRGDELQSLVRRWYVMSILTERATGSFESRFDRDIKRLNEKNASDYLSEIEAGDLSDAFWNSVLPGHMESPQVSSPFYGVYLAAQVNHKDHGLFSRHLTVHDMLLTRGDIHHIFPKALLKKHGMGRTQYNRLSNLTFMDQPGNIKIGDRTPAAYFTAVADKVEKGKDGVSGLRNAADLKKSLRENCIPDGIFGYDVKDYDDFLEERKVLMAKKIRGYYEGL; encoded by the coding sequence ATGCAAACCCAGAAATACTCCATCCAACAACCCCTCATCGAAAGCCTGCTCTCGTGGGTGAAGGAGGGCGAGATCGCCATACCGGAGATCCAGCGGCCCTTCGTCTGGGACAAGAGCAAGGTGCGCGACCTGATGGACAGCATCTACCGGGGCTATCCGGTGGGCTACATCATCACGTGGAAGAACCCGACGATCCGGTTGAAGAACGGCAACCTCGGTGAGGGCAAGAAGATCCTGATCGATGGGCAGCAGCGCATCACCGCCCTGCGCGCCGCGCTGATGGACGAGTACGTGGTGGACCAGGACTACGCCCGCATCAAGATCAAGATCGCCTTCCACCCGCTGGAGGAGCGCTTCGAGGTGCAAACGCCCATCATCCAGAAGGACAAGCTCTGGCTGCCGGACATCAGCGTGTTCTTCAGCAGCGGTTTTTCGCTGATCAAATTGAACAAGGAGTACACCGCCGCCAACCCCGGCGCGGACCCCGAGGTGGTGGAGCGCAGTTTGGGCCAGCTGGCCAACCTGGCCAAGCGGCAGATCGGCGTGATCGAGCTGAACGCCGACCTGGATATCGAGACGGTGACGGAGATCTTCATCCGCATCAACAGCAAGGGCGTGGTGCTGAGCCAGGCGGATTTCGCCATGAGCAAGATCGCCAGCAACGAAACGCACGGCGGCCCACTGCTGCGCAAGGCCATCGATTACTTCTGCCACCTGTGCAAGGAGCCGCAGTACTACGACCACATCAAGGAACACGACGCGGAGTTCGCCGCCACGGACCACTTCAAGGCCATGAAGTGGCTGCGCAACGAGACCGAGGACCTCTACGACCCGGACTATACCGACATGCTGCGCGTGGCGAGCGGCGTGGAGTTCGGCCGGGGCAAGATGAGCGACCTGGTGAGCCTGCTGAGCGGCCGCGATTTCGAGAAGCGCACCTTCGAAGAGAGCGTGGTGGAGCATTCGTTCCAGCGCCTCAACGCGGGCGTAACCCGCTTCATCAACGAGAGCGACTTCAAGTTCTTCACCCTCATCCTGCGCTCCGCGGGCTTCATCCACGCCAAGCTGATGCGTAGCCAGAACGCGGTGAACTTCGCCTACCTGCTCTACCTGCACCTGCGCCGCCAGGGCATGGACCGCGGCGATGAACTGCAAAGCCTGGTGCGCCGCTGGTACGTGATGAGCATCCTCACCGAGCGGGCTACAGGCAGCTTCGAGAGCCGCTTCGACCGGGACATCAAGCGCTTGAACGAGAAGAACGCCAGCGACTACCTGAGCGAGATCGAGGCCGGTGACCTCAGTGATGCCTTCTGGAACAGCGTGCTACCCGGTCACATGGAAAGTCCGCAAGTGAGCAGTCCGTTCTACGGCGTGTACCTGGCCGCGCAAGTGAACCACAAGGACCACGGCCTCTTCAGCCGCCACCTTACCGTACACGACATGCTGCTCACACGCGGTGACATCCACCACATCTTCCCGAAGGCGCTGCTGAAGAAGCACGGCATGGGCCGCACACAATACAACCGCCTGAGCAACCTCACCTTCATGGACCAGCCGGGCAACATCAAGATCGGCGACCGCACACCCGCCGCCTACTTCACCGCCGTGGCCGATAAAGTGGAGAAGGGCAAGGATGGCGTGAGCGGCTTGCGCAATGCAGCCGACCTGAAGAAGAGCCTGCGCGAGAATTGCATCCCCGATGGCATCTTCGGCTACGACGTGAAGGACTACGACGACTTCCTGGAGGAGCGGAAGGTGCTGATGGCGAAGAAGATCAGGGGGTATTATGAGGGGTTGTGA
- a CDS encoding type I restriction endonuclease subunit R translates to MNEDYIEQLALGWLEALGYPVLYGPHMAPGEMFEERAGFTDAWLAKRLRDAIERLNPELDTDGIDEAYRAITVPQHAALITQNRAYHKILVDGYAVPMQRADGTKGHTPARYIDYEDLSNNDWLAVNQYTVVDGKVNRRADVVVFVNGLPLAVLELKNAASAQASVEAAFKQLQTYKKQVPALFQHNLFCVASDGLFARVGTITTGKERFAPWRTIEGDKLAPSDTPELEVMVRGVFEQRRFLDLLRHFTVFEDDPGGLVLKKVAGYHQFHAVNVAVEETLRATTVVPNAQDPATGYSALKRTDAAPGDRRVGVIWHTQGSGKSLTMLFYAGRLVQHPGMENPTIVMLTDRNDLDEQLFDTFSRGHELLRQRPSRAGSRAEARQLLAVASGGVVFATIQKFLPDEAFTDHPILSDRRNIVVIADEAHRSQYGFIEGFARHLRTALPNASFIGFTGTPVEKDDADTRSVFGDYISIYDIKRAVEDGATVPIYYESRLARIDLKEEERPNLDPAFEEATEGEELEGRERLKTKWAALEKLVGSEKRLELIAEDLLKHWEARVQVVDGKAMIVCMSRRICVDLYNALTKLHPEWHSTDDAEGVLKVIMTGSASDPDTWQDHIRNKARREELAKRFKKPDDPLKLVIVRDMWLTGFDAPCLHTLYVDKPMRSHGLMQAIARVNRVFRDKPNGLVVDYLGLANELRKATATYTESGGAGEATHDKEQALSVMQEKFEVCGAFFHDFDRSPWTTGAPQDKLNLLPRAQEHILAQGGDETHSAKSRFLSATNDLRRAFALASPHERATAIVEEVRFFISVAAVLRKREVVDREESREDMDQAIRQLVSQAVAPGGVVDIFAAAGLKKPELSILSDAFLDEVKDMPQRNLAVEFLRKMLNGEVRRRERQNVVQARSFAEMLEQTIRGYQNRAIETVEVIQRLIELAKQMREADKRGEDLGLSDDEVAFYDALEVNDSAVQVLGEPTLKLIAQDLVKSIRSNVTIDWTERDAVKALLRVAVKRILRRYGYPPDKQARATELVLEQAETIAKEWAETT, encoded by the coding sequence ATGAATGAGGACTACATAGAACAATTGGCGCTGGGGTGGTTGGAAGCCTTGGGTTACCCTGTCCTCTACGGGCCGCACATGGCCCCCGGCGAGATGTTCGAGGAACGCGCAGGCTTCACGGATGCGTGGCTTGCCAAACGCTTGCGCGATGCCATTGAGCGCCTGAATCCGGAGCTGGATACGGACGGCATCGACGAAGCCTATCGCGCGATAACGGTTCCGCAACATGCCGCCTTGATCACCCAGAACCGAGCCTACCACAAGATACTTGTGGACGGCTATGCGGTACCCATGCAGCGTGCCGATGGAACCAAGGGCCACACGCCCGCGCGCTACATCGACTACGAGGACCTGAGCAACAACGACTGGCTCGCGGTGAACCAGTACACGGTGGTGGATGGCAAAGTGAACCGGCGTGCTGATGTGGTGGTGTTCGTGAACGGACTTCCGCTGGCGGTGCTGGAACTGAAGAACGCTGCGAGCGCGCAGGCAAGTGTTGAAGCGGCCTTCAAGCAATTGCAGACCTACAAGAAGCAGGTTCCGGCATTATTCCAGCACAACCTCTTTTGCGTGGCCAGCGATGGGCTCTTCGCTCGCGTAGGCACCATCACCACCGGCAAAGAACGCTTCGCGCCATGGCGCACCATTGAAGGCGACAAGCTCGCCCCATCGGATACACCGGAACTGGAAGTGATGGTGCGCGGCGTGTTTGAGCAGCGCCGTTTCCTGGACCTGTTGCGGCATTTCACTGTGTTCGAGGATGACCCCGGTGGGCTGGTGCTGAAGAAGGTCGCAGGCTACCACCAATTCCACGCGGTGAACGTGGCCGTGGAGGAAACACTTCGCGCGACCACAGTTGTCCCCAACGCGCAGGATCCGGCAACTGGCTATTCCGCCCTCAAGCGCACGGACGCCGCACCGGGCGACCGTAGAGTGGGTGTGATCTGGCACACGCAGGGCAGTGGCAAGAGCTTGACGATGTTGTTCTATGCCGGACGGTTGGTGCAGCATCCCGGTATGGAGAACCCGACCATCGTTATGCTCACGGATCGTAACGACCTGGACGAGCAACTCTTCGACACCTTCAGCCGAGGCCATGAACTGTTGCGCCAGCGGCCAAGTCGCGCAGGCAGTCGCGCCGAAGCGCGGCAGTTGTTGGCCGTCGCTAGTGGAGGCGTGGTCTTCGCCACCATCCAGAAGTTCCTACCAGATGAAGCGTTCACCGACCATCCGATACTGAGCGATCGGCGCAACATCGTGGTGATCGCCGACGAAGCACACCGTAGCCAATACGGGTTCATTGAAGGCTTCGCGCGCCATTTGCGCACCGCCTTGCCCAACGCATCGTTCATCGGCTTCACCGGCACACCGGTAGAGAAGGACGATGCCGACACACGCTCGGTCTTCGGCGATTACATCAGCATCTACGACATCAAGCGCGCCGTGGAAGACGGTGCCACGGTACCCATCTACTACGAGAGCCGCTTGGCTCGTATCGACCTGAAGGAGGAAGAACGACCAAACTTGGATCCTGCCTTCGAGGAAGCAACCGAAGGCGAGGAGCTCGAAGGCCGCGAACGACTAAAGACCAAGTGGGCCGCGCTGGAGAAACTGGTAGGCTCAGAGAAACGATTGGAGTTGATCGCGGAGGATCTATTGAAGCATTGGGAAGCGCGTGTGCAAGTGGTGGATGGCAAAGCCATGATCGTGTGCATGAGCCGCCGCATTTGCGTGGACCTGTACAATGCACTCACGAAGCTTCACCCCGAATGGCATAGCACCGACGATGCGGAAGGCGTGCTAAAAGTGATTATGACCGGAAGCGCCAGCGACCCCGATACTTGGCAGGATCACATCCGCAACAAAGCCCGCCGAGAGGAACTGGCCAAGCGATTCAAGAAACCCGACGACCCACTGAAGCTGGTGATTGTGCGCGACATGTGGTTGACCGGCTTCGACGCGCCTTGCCTGCACACGCTTTACGTGGACAAGCCCATGCGCAGCCACGGCCTGATGCAGGCAATCGCACGCGTAAATCGCGTATTCCGCGACAAGCCGAACGGTCTCGTGGTTGACTACCTGGGCTTAGCAAACGAACTGCGCAAAGCGACCGCAACATATACAGAAAGCGGAGGCGCTGGAGAGGCTACACATGACAAGGAGCAGGCCCTATCGGTGATGCAGGAGAAGTTCGAGGTCTGTGGAGCATTCTTCCATGACTTCGATCGTTCACCTTGGACCACTGGTGCACCACAAGACAAACTCAATCTCTTGCCCAGAGCACAGGAACATATCTTGGCGCAAGGCGGTGATGAGACCCATTCGGCCAAGTCGCGCTTCCTGTCTGCAACCAACGATCTGCGAAGAGCATTTGCCTTGGCTAGTCCACATGAACGTGCTACCGCCATCGTGGAGGAGGTACGTTTCTTCATAAGCGTTGCCGCTGTGCTGCGCAAGCGCGAGGTCGTCGACCGGGAAGAGAGCCGCGAGGACATGGACCAAGCCATACGGCAGTTGGTATCGCAGGCCGTTGCTCCGGGTGGCGTGGTAGACATCTTTGCTGCTGCCGGTTTGAAGAAGCCGGAACTGAGCATCCTGAGCGATGCCTTCTTGGATGAGGTGAAGGACATGCCCCAGCGCAATCTGGCGGTGGAGTTCTTGCGGAAGATGCTGAATGGAGAGGTACGCCGTCGTGAACGACAGAACGTGGTGCAAGCCCGGTCCTTCGCAGAGATGTTGGAACAGACCATCCGTGGCTATCAGAACCGCGCGATCGAAACGGTGGAGGTGATCCAACGACTCATTGAGTTGGCCAAGCAGATGCGCGAAGCCGACAAGCGCGGAGAGGACCTTGGCTTATCCGATGACGAAGTCGCCTTCTATGATGCGTTGGAGGTGAACGACAGCGCCGTGCAGGTACTCGGTGAGCCTACGCTTAAGCTGATCGCCCAAGATCTTGTCAAGAGCATTCGCTCGAACGTCACCATCGACTGGACCGAACGCGATGCTGTGAAAGCCCTCTTGCGTGTTGCTGTGAAGCGGATCCTTCGCCGGTATGGCTATCCACCGGACAAGCAGGCAAGGGCAACGGAGCTTGTTCTAGAGCAAGCCGAGACCATTGCGAAGGAGTGGGCGGAAACGACATGA
- a CDS encoding DNA-protecting protein DprA has protein sequence MDLRPDDHVTLLLTAHLPGGGSVHPLAPGEWSRLAAWLSAQGMKASDLLVGDPKHTLATFQDKAVTLERLLPLLDRGFQVGLLLEKWQRAGLWVITRSSADYPKLLHERLGDQSPPIFYGAGDRKKLDTKALAVIGSRNAAEDDLHFARQLGHSAAQQGWTIVSGGARGVDEASMRGAIEANGTVIGVVADSLLKTATSHKYRDAIQRSDIVLLCPFHPESGFSGANAMSRNKYVYCLSRAAVVVCSDNGKGGTWAGATEDLKKKWVPVWVKHQADLRSGNRALVERGALVLPDADPHALRMEELERGSLTAHELFAGQPAEVHEPPVAYEKPKKAAPVKSNGTATAHSETDDMEAVLKALTTPMTDKALAKHLGMTTERIDKLLEHLVHLNKVEPPVGRKKSYKLAEPDLFSAG, from the coding sequence ATGGACCTACGACCGGACGACCATGTGACCCTGCTGCTCACCGCGCACCTGCCCGGTGGGGGATCCGTGCATCCGCTCGCACCGGGCGAGTGGTCGCGCTTGGCTGCATGGTTGAGCGCGCAAGGCATGAAGGCCAGCGACCTGCTCGTGGGCGATCCCAAGCATACGCTCGCAACGTTCCAGGACAAGGCCGTTACGTTGGAACGGCTCCTTCCCTTGCTCGACCGGGGTTTCCAAGTGGGCCTGCTTCTGGAGAAATGGCAGCGTGCGGGTCTATGGGTCATCACGCGCTCATCGGCTGATTACCCCAAGCTGCTACATGAACGATTAGGCGACCAGTCGCCGCCAATCTTCTATGGCGCAGGCGACCGCAAGAAGCTCGACACGAAAGCCCTCGCGGTGATCGGCTCGCGCAATGCGGCGGAAGATGATCTCCACTTCGCTCGGCAATTGGGCCATTCAGCCGCGCAACAAGGTTGGACCATCGTATCGGGCGGTGCCCGTGGCGTGGACGAAGCTTCCATGCGCGGTGCTATCGAAGCGAACGGCACCGTGATCGGCGTGGTGGCCGACAGCTTGTTGAAGACCGCTACCAGCCACAAGTACCGCGATGCCATCCAACGCAGCGACATCGTGCTGCTCTGTCCCTTCCACCCCGAATCGGGCTTCAGTGGGGCGAACGCCATGTCGCGCAATAAATATGTCTACTGTCTCAGCCGCGCGGCCGTGGTGGTGTGCTCCGATAACGGCAAAGGCGGCACATGGGCCGGTGCCACCGAAGACCTGAAGAAGAAGTGGGTGCCCGTGTGGGTAAAGCACCAGGCCGACCTGCGCTCGGGAAACCGGGCCTTGGTGGAGCGTGGTGCATTGGTGCTACCCGATGCGGACCCGCATGCTTTGCGCATGGAGGAGCTGGAACGCGGTTCGCTAACCGCGCACGAATTGTTCGCGGGGCAACCGGCCGAAGTGCACGAACCACCGGTGGCTTACGAGAAGCCCAAGAAAGCAGCGCCAGTGAAGAGCAACGGAACAGCCACGGCACATTCCGAGACCGATGACATGGAAGCCGTGCTCAAAGCCCTGACCACACCCATGACGGACAAGGCCCTCGCCAAGCACCTCGGTATGACCACCGAGCGCATCGACAAGCTGCTCGAGCACTTAGTACACCTGAACAAGGTGGAACCGCCTGTGGGGCGCAAGAAGAGCTACAAGTTGGCGGAGCCCGACTTGTTCAGCGCGGGTTGA